In one Mucilaginibacter sp. PAMB04168 genomic region, the following are encoded:
- a CDS encoding RagB/SusD family nutrient uptake outer membrane protein → MKLFRNILTIASVGIMMMSSCKDADFLAEQPTDVLLTSNALLNKAQFDVMSASMYRNVQLFYNSADGTKDAWILGLGTDVCFDPRDASTKFNNWSIVTAQDNYTNDWFNSQYNIIKIANTLIAGAANPEVTWASEAIKNATIAEARFFRGFAYRNLANIFGGVPIVDKPVAEAKDDFVRNSREECWAFAKADLEFARTYLPLTTTSPGRVVRAAADHFLSEVNISLKDYDGAIAAATRVIDGTDGNFSLVKARFGARAAEADKNYYYDLFVMGNQNTQAGNNEGLMVAQFEVTPTGGVVNGGVPSFSRPLIERMMWCNYWGLAKIGYTTGVAVDSTGRGVGFVRPTNYTNYTIWRNAGNDIRNSEVCIKRKYYFGPGIAPSTGFKPKDLIPKSFLTTRDDTMIYVFPNWCKFGTDKHINAQPDNGYVRDFYVARLSETYLLRAEAYLGKGLTSNAAADINVVRARAQAPLITSADVSIDYILDERARELYGEEFRILTLGRLGLVYDRTKRYGSPESAASIQQFNNLMPIPQTAIDRNIGAKINQNPGY, encoded by the coding sequence ATGAAATTATTTAGAAACATATTAACGATAGCGTCAGTAGGCATTATGATGATGTCATCTTGCAAGGATGCCGACTTTTTAGCAGAGCAGCCAACTGATGTGCTTCTCACCAGCAATGCACTGCTTAACAAAGCACAATTTGATGTAATGAGTGCATCAATGTATCGTAACGTACAGTTGTTTTACAACTCGGCCGATGGCACCAAGGATGCATGGATACTGGGTTTAGGCACTGATGTGTGCTTTGACCCGCGCGATGCATCTACTAAATTCAACAACTGGTCTATCGTTACAGCCCAGGACAATTACACGAATGATTGGTTCAACTCGCAATATAATATCATTAAAATTGCCAACACACTTATTGCCGGTGCTGCCAATCCGGAAGTTACCTGGGCCAGCGAGGCGATAAAAAATGCTACAATTGCCGAAGCCCGCTTTTTTAGAGGTTTTGCTTACCGCAACTTGGCTAATATTTTTGGCGGGGTTCCAATTGTCGATAAGCCGGTAGCCGAAGCCAAAGATGATTTTGTTAGAAACAGCCGCGAAGAATGCTGGGCATTTGCAAAAGCAGACCTTGAATTTGCCCGTACCTACCTGCCGCTTACTACAACAAGCCCAGGCCGGGTAGTGCGCGCTGCCGCAGACCACTTTTTATCAGAAGTGAATATTTCCTTAAAGGATTATGATGGCGCTATAGCCGCTGCAACACGTGTTATAGATGGCACCGACGGAAATTTCTCATTAGTAAAAGCTAGGTTTGGTGCCCGTGCAGCCGAAGCTGATAAGAATTACTATTATGATCTCTTTGTAATGGGTAACCAAAATACGCAAGCCGGCAACAATGAAGGATTGATGGTTGCTCAATTTGAGGTGACACCCACAGGTGGTGTTGTCAACGGTGGTGTACCAAGTTTCAGCAGGCCGCTTATTGAGCGTATGATGTGGTGTAACTATTGGGGATTAGCCAAAATTGGCTATACCACAGGTGTAGCAGTTGATTCGACCGGACGCGGTGTGGGTTTTGTGAGACCAACCAATTATACTAATTACACTATTTGGAGAAATGCCGGGAACGACATACGTAATAGCGAAGTATGCATTAAACGTAAATATTACTTTGGCCCGGGTATAGCGCCAAGCACGGGCTTCAAACCTAAAGACCTTATCCCTAAATCGTTCCTTACTACCAGAGATGATACGATGATTTACGTATTTCCTAACTGGTGTAAATTTGGCACTGATAAACACATTAACGCACAACCTGATAACGGATATGTAAGAGACTTTTATGTGGCCCGCTTATCAGAAACCTACTTGTTACGCGCAGAGGCTTATTTAGGTAAAGGGTTAACCTCAAACGCAGCTGCAGATATTAACGTGGTCAGAGCACGTGCACAGGCCCCCTTAATCACTTCTGCAGATGTAAGCATTGACTACATTTTGGATGAGCGCGCACGTGAACTTTATGGCGAAGAGTTCCGGATATTGACACTCGGAAGACTTGGTCTTGTTTATGATCGGACCAAACGTTATGGATCTCCTGAGTCGGCAGCATCAATTCAACAGTTTAACAACCTTATGCCCATTCCACAAACAGCTATTGACCGGAACATTGGAGCAAAAATAAATCAAAATCCAGGCTATTAA
- a CDS encoding TonB-dependent receptor, translating into MKKKRLQLRYFYHLGVTRMMLSCAIAAMLLFIGSASWAQVSSTVKGKVSDAKGESLIGVTVKASTGVSTSTDVNGTYSIRVGAQGSLTFTSLGYDSLVVQVSGKTTVNATLIENNKQLNDVVVVGYGTQKRKDVTGAVTTVKFEGGPKESVPFVNPLEALQGTPGINVGPSTSAGASPNIVVRGQNSVTAATSPLIVLDGVIFNGNLNEINMNDVATFDILKDASSAAIYGSRSQNGVVLITTKRGKTDKPTINFNTYYGIQNWTRVPKMRTGDDFLQWRKDNLSIRGTDITDPTKVFLAPLEQQAYNGGHQMNWLDDITQYAPIKNYEVSVSGRTAKTNYYFSAGFLDQKGVLANDNFKKPNFTLKLENNITDWLSYGANAYYSSRDYSGISPDVYMATYMSPYSYKYVAGTNDNLLQRYPTGSTSFYNPYWGNVGLSQPAYIDDNREIYTSIRGTGFINVKFPFLKGLNYRFDVTGSRGTMDYGYFHHESGNINTLVASEIANPSQFLSTARGYKTNRLSDAWLFNNLLSYTRSFGNHNIDALVGYTRDYTHENSITLNGANFATNGTTVLGFYGLNAATTITGATNDSKYSNVGYIGRLNYNYKSKYYATINVRRDGYTAFAEGRKFGVFPAGSVAWALSEEGFMKNVRAVNYLKLRLSYGRTGNQGISPYQTQSLTSTGYTVFGSNSAFYTTPSTLGNQTLTWEKTDALNLGVDFTLLDNRVYGNIDMYKSNTTDQLITRFIPIFTGFNTVQSNRGEVANKGLEVTLNTVNIKAASGFKWESGFNFWINRNKLVHLNGADANGDGKEDDDIANSFFIGKSLGAIYDLTFDGIVQSTDADYIKTYGAVAGDVKFKDLNNDGKLNDLDRSVIGYAKENYNFNISNTFSYKNFQLYFTINAIIGGGKDNFFMSTNLRGRNPGAVLSASGNWLNQPYWMPNNPSNEYPRPNYANPYGYGFYQSRTFARLQNASLSYTFPQSILKKIRVSNLKVYVAGTNLFTATGWTGLDPANGAQIGGNGGSTNSSVNQSNPIMRSVTFGLNLGF; encoded by the coding sequence ATGAAGAAAAAACGACTACAATTACGTTATTTCTACCATTTAGGAGTAACCAGGATGATGTTATCATGTGCCATAGCTGCCATGCTGCTATTTATCGGCTCGGCTTCATGGGCGCAGGTATCATCCACCGTAAAAGGAAAGGTTTCTGACGCAAAAGGCGAATCGCTTATCGGTGTAACTGTAAAAGCGTCAACCGGGGTATCTACGAGCACCGATGTTAATGGCACGTATAGTATAAGGGTTGGCGCGCAGGGCAGTTTAACGTTTACCAGCCTGGGCTACGATTCTTTAGTGGTACAGGTGTCTGGTAAAACAACCGTTAACGCCACCTTAATAGAAAATAATAAGCAATTAAATGATGTTGTTGTAGTAGGCTACGGTACGCAAAAGCGTAAAGATGTAACCGGCGCTGTTACAACTGTTAAATTTGAAGGCGGACCAAAGGAAAGTGTACCTTTCGTAAACCCATTAGAGGCCTTGCAAGGCACACCAGGCATAAACGTAGGTCCGTCTACCAGTGCAGGCGCAAGTCCAAACATTGTAGTTCGTGGCCAAAACTCTGTTACTGCCGCAACGTCCCCGCTTATTGTATTAGACGGAGTTATTTTTAACGGCAACCTTAACGAGATCAACATGAACGATGTAGCAACTTTCGACATTCTGAAAGATGCTAGTTCGGCTGCTATATATGGTTCTCGTTCGCAAAATGGGGTTGTATTAATTACCACCAAAAGAGGCAAAACCGATAAACCTACTATTAATTTCAACACTTACTACGGTATCCAAAATTGGACCCGGGTACCTAAAATGAGAACCGGTGATGATTTTTTACAATGGCGAAAAGATAACTTATCCATCAGAGGTACAGACATAACCGATCCAACCAAGGTATTTTTAGCTCCTCTTGAGCAACAAGCTTATAACGGGGGACACCAAATGAATTGGTTAGATGATATAACCCAATATGCACCCATTAAAAATTACGAGGTAAGTGTATCAGGCAGAACAGCCAAAACAAATTACTACTTTTCGGCAGGATTCTTAGACCAAAAAGGGGTTTTAGCTAACGATAATTTTAAAAAGCCCAACTTTACGTTAAAGCTCGAAAATAACATTACCGATTGGCTCAGCTACGGTGCAAACGCCTATTATTCATCGCGCGATTATTCCGGCATAAGTCCTGATGTGTATATGGCAACTTACATGTCACCTTACAGTTACAAATATGTTGCTGGCACAAATGACAATTTACTACAGCGCTACCCTACCGGCAGTACATCATTCTATAACCCGTATTGGGGTAACGTAGGTTTATCACAGCCTGCTTATATTGATGATAACCGGGAAATTTACACGAGCATTCGAGGTACTGGCTTTATTAACGTGAAATTTCCGTTTCTAAAAGGGCTAAATTACCGTTTTGATGTAACCGGAAGCCGGGGAACAATGGACTATGGCTACTTCCATCATGAAAGTGGAAATATAAATACGCTGGTAGCCTCAGAAATTGCCAATCCTTCCCAATTCTTATCAACGGCACGGGGTTACAAAACTAATAGATTATCAGATGCGTGGCTGTTTAACAACTTGTTAAGCTACACCCGCTCTTTTGGCAATCATAATATAGATGCATTGGTGGGCTACACGCGCGATTACACGCATGAAAATTCGATAACTTTAAATGGTGCTAACTTTGCAACTAATGGCACAACTGTGTTAGGTTTTTATGGCTTAAATGCAGCTACCACCATCACAGGAGCTACCAATGATTCGAAGTACTCTAACGTTGGTTACATAGGTCGTTTAAACTACAATTACAAAAGTAAATATTACGCAACCATAAATGTTAGAAGGGATGGGTATACCGCGTTTGCCGAAGGACGCAAATTTGGGGTCTTCCCGGCTGGATCGGTTGCTTGGGCTTTAAGCGAGGAAGGCTTCATGAAAAATGTGCGGGCAGTTAACTACTTAAAGTTAAGGTTGTCTTACGGTCGCACTGGTAATCAGGGCATATCACCTTACCAAACCCAATCATTAACAAGTACCGGTTATACTGTATTTGGATCAAACAGTGCTTTCTACACAACACCATCTACACTCGGCAACCAAACCCTTACCTGGGAAAAAACCGATGCGTTAAACCTTGGTGTCGACTTCACATTGCTGGATAACAGAGTATACGGTAATATTGATATGTATAAAAGCAACACTACTGATCAGCTCATTACACGTTTCATACCGATTTTTACAGGCTTTAACACCGTTCAATCTAACCGTGGCGAAGTAGCCAACAAAGGTTTAGAAGTAACGTTAAATACCGTTAATATTAAAGCCGCCAGCGGCTTTAAATGGGAATCTGGATTTAATTTTTGGATAAACAGGAATAAGTTAGTACACCTGAATGGTGCTGATGCAAATGGTGATGGCAAAGAAGATGATGATATTGCCAACAGTTTCTTTATTGGCAAATCATTAGGAGCCATATACGATCTTACGTTTGACGGTATAGTCCAATCTACAGATGCTGATTATATTAAAACCTATGGCGCAGTAGCCGGAGATGTTAAGTTTAAAGATCTGAACAACGATGGTAAGTTAAACGACCTTGACCGTTCAGTTATCGGCTATGCTAAAGAAAACTATAACTTCAATATATCTAACACATTTAGCTACAAAAACTTTCAGTTATATTTTACCATCAATGCTATAATCGGTGGTGGCAAAGACAATTTCTTTATGTCTACTAATTTAAGGGGCCGAAACCCAGGTGCTGTATTGTCAGCCTCGGGTAACTGGTTAAATCAGCCTTACTGGATGCCAAACAACCCAAGTAACGAGTACCCTCGTCCAAATTATGCCAACCCTTACGGTTATGGTTTTTATCAATCCAGAACGTTTGCCAGGTTACAGAATGCATCATTAAGCTACACTTTTCCGCAAAGTATCTTGAAAAAGATACGGGTAAGCAATTTGAAAGTATATGTAGCTGGCACTAACCTTTTCACAGCAACCGGCTGGACAGGGCTCGATCCTGCCAATGGTGCTCAAATTGGTGGCAATGGCGGTTCTACAAACTCTTCTGTTAACCAATCAAACCCCATAATGCGGTCGGTAACGTTTGGTTTAAATTTAGGATTTTAA
- a CDS encoding aminoglycoside phosphotransferase family protein: MYLGSYTFNTLKDIVSQFNIQGEVKEINAYGSGHINDTFHIINAKSELPDYLLQRINSHVFENVAILINNIEIVTHHIKQKLSAWDGVDPNQQVLTLVRTSENKCYYQDNAGNYWRVYIFLKNTLSFDIVTTINQAREGGKAFGRFQALISDLNADLLGETIPDFHNIEKRLQKFKYVLDADPVGRSADVAEETAFVLKRQEEMCSILNLGRAGKLPLRITHNDTKFNNVLLDTDGKAQCVIDLDTVMPGYIAYDFGDAIRSIVNTAAEDEADTSKIDVNISLFKAFTIGFLKETANVLTDLEVKSLMIGTLLLPYMIGLRFLTDYLEGDIYFKTQSSDHNLQRARAQFQLLRKLEDNYEDLQRIVQTTTDEYRLTVPINNHL, translated from the coding sequence ATGTATCTGGGCTCCTATACATTTAATACTTTAAAAGACATTGTGTCTCAATTTAACATACAGGGAGAAGTTAAAGAGATAAACGCGTATGGCTCAGGGCACATTAACGACACTTTCCATATCATTAATGCAAAGTCTGAGCTGCCGGACTACTTATTGCAACGCATTAATTCGCATGTTTTTGAAAACGTAGCGATCTTAATAAACAACATTGAAATTGTTACGCATCATATTAAACAGAAACTGTCGGCCTGGGATGGTGTAGATCCAAACCAACAAGTTTTAACCCTGGTTAGGACAAGCGAAAATAAATGCTACTACCAGGATAATGCAGGAAATTACTGGCGTGTGTACATTTTCCTGAAAAATACACTATCATTTGATATTGTAACTACGATTAATCAGGCAAGAGAAGGAGGTAAAGCTTTTGGACGTTTTCAGGCGCTGATATCAGATTTGAACGCCGATCTTCTGGGCGAAACTATTCCGGATTTCCATAACATTGAAAAAAGACTTCAAAAATTTAAATATGTGTTGGATGCCGATCCGGTGGGACGGAGTGCAGATGTAGCCGAGGAAACTGCATTTGTATTGAAACGCCAGGAGGAGATGTGCTCCATTCTTAACTTAGGTCGTGCGGGGAAACTTCCCTTACGCATTACCCATAATGATACCAAATTTAATAACGTGCTACTTGACACCGACGGCAAGGCTCAATGTGTGATTGACCTGGACACCGTTATGCCCGGCTACATTGCTTACGATTTTGGAGATGCTATACGAAGTATTGTAAATACAGCGGCCGAAGATGAAGCAGATACGTCTAAAATAGATGTCAACATTAGCTTATTTAAAGCATTTACGATCGGTTTTTTAAAAGAAACGGCCAATGTATTAACCGACTTAGAAGTAAAATCGCTCATGATAGGCACCTTGCTCTTGCCTTACATGATAGGGCTGCGTTTTTTAACCGATTATCTTGAAGGCGACATTTATTTTAAAACCCAGTCATCCGACCATAATCTGCAACGTGCACGGGCGCAATTTCAGCTATTGAGGAAACTAGAAGACAATTATGAAGACCTGCAGCGCATAGTGCAGACCACAACAGATGAATACCGTTTAACTGTACCAATTAATAACCATTTATAA
- a CDS encoding glycoside hydrolase domain-containing protein produces the protein MKIGLIVFMICASINAFCQNDDKKKHAIDVDAIRETQLTGDVGLRPTIMSAPASAQQVAQLLKKFPGKRYLTFPETRQNSIRLLDSLPKPWLSRTAAELSNFNGSAQPGEYYVFQIGVYAAAQQLDGLTVDIAPLSNAGKVGITDVTCFNTQGVDIAGKSYKKSLTVKSKNVLPLWFGIMVPENAAGLYKGLVHIKPHGLPATTVNINITVKGNKIENHGFNKDDKLSRLAWLNSKIALDNDVTQPYKQLGRKNDEISVLGRTIKLSAEGLPQDIQTYFDKNNQRLLPTSEPILANKMRFVVEQRGKQLQFSPAAISFTDDLPGATRWTTLLKSADVNIAVHGTAEFDGYLGYQLVVTPLKDIMVDDIRLEMPMSPQKSTYMMGLDKEGGFRPEKWNWKWDVLNKDQDEVWMGDVNGGLKIKFKGANYKRQLVNIYYSFGPLNEPESWGNGKKGGIDINTENKGAVLKAYSGSRLLRRGQTYHFNFDLLITPFKLINKSIQFGDRYYHTDIDTTKNFIKTASEHGANIINIHHKKDIYPFLDYPFMDENLPDLKAFIDSSHVHGLKSKVYYTTRELSVNAKEIWAMRSLNNEIIFPGPGINTRTLVNPKGVHPWLAANFKENFIPGWVATFTHGKYKGRQDLAVLTTPDSRMNNFYLEGLDWMCKNIAIDGIYMDDLALDRETMKRARKILDRERPGARIDMHTWNHYNEYGKFASSLNVYMDMLPYIDQLWIGEARNYDTPADYWLIEISGIPFGLTSQMLNKGGNVWRGMNYGITDRLGWFRSKTPEYLWLFWDEHNIEKKEMIGFWDKSNPVRSNNPEVEATIFKGRDEVLISVANYSDKDQKFQLNINWKALNLTPDEVTVEMPEITEFQEKKSIKWNDEIKADAAKGYIIVIKKKVVKVIPLDTNRHG, from the coding sequence ATGAAGATAGGCTTAATTGTGTTCATGATATGCGCAAGCATAAATGCTTTCTGTCAGAATGATGATAAAAAGAAGCACGCCATTGATGTTGATGCAATACGTGAAACTCAATTAACAGGCGATGTTGGCTTAAGACCAACAATAATGTCTGCGCCGGCCAGCGCACAACAGGTGGCGCAACTTCTAAAGAAATTTCCTGGAAAGAGATACCTGACATTTCCGGAGACGCGCCAAAATTCCATTCGGTTGTTAGATTCACTGCCTAAGCCGTGGCTAAGCAGAACAGCTGCCGAGTTAAGTAACTTTAATGGCAGTGCACAACCCGGAGAGTACTACGTTTTTCAGATAGGGGTTTATGCAGCAGCGCAGCAGCTTGACGGACTCACCGTAGACATTGCACCCTTAAGCAATGCGGGTAAAGTAGGCATCACTGATGTCACCTGCTTTAATACCCAGGGTGTCGATATCGCCGGAAAATCATACAAAAAATCACTCACTGTAAAGTCTAAAAATGTTTTACCTCTATGGTTTGGCATTATGGTGCCTGAAAATGCAGCCGGCTTGTATAAGGGCTTAGTTCACATTAAGCCCCATGGCCTGCCAGCAACTACCGTTAATATAAACATCACTGTTAAAGGTAACAAGATTGAAAACCATGGTTTTAATAAGGATGATAAACTCTCCAGATTGGCTTGGCTAAATTCTAAAATAGCTTTAGATAACGATGTTACACAGCCATACAAGCAGTTAGGGCGTAAGAATGATGAGATTAGCGTACTTGGGCGTACCATCAAACTCTCTGCCGAGGGCTTGCCGCAAGATATACAAACTTACTTTGATAAAAACAACCAGCGTTTACTACCAACGAGCGAACCCATATTAGCAAACAAGATGCGGTTTGTTGTGGAGCAGCGCGGTAAACAGCTCCAATTTTCGCCTGCTGCTATATCTTTTACAGATGATTTGCCAGGGGCAACACGCTGGACAACTTTACTTAAAAGTGCTGACGTTAATATTGCGGTGCATGGTACAGCCGAGTTTGACGGATACCTAGGGTACCAATTAGTGGTTACACCGTTAAAAGATATTATGGTGGATGATATCAGGTTGGAAATGCCTATGTCTCCTCAAAAATCAACCTATATGATGGGTTTAGATAAAGAAGGCGGATTTCGACCCGAAAAATGGAACTGGAAATGGGATGTTTTAAATAAAGATCAGGATGAGGTTTGGATGGGCGATGTTAATGGCGGCTTAAAAATTAAATTCAAAGGTGCTAATTATAAAAGGCAATTAGTAAACATCTACTATTCATTTGGCCCACTTAATGAACCCGAATCTTGGGGCAACGGTAAAAAGGGCGGGATTGATATCAATACCGAAAATAAGGGTGCTGTGCTTAAAGCATACTCCGGGAGCCGTTTATTACGTAGAGGGCAAACCTATCATTTTAACTTCGACTTACTGATTACGCCTTTTAAACTCATTAACAAAAGCATCCAGTTTGGCGACAGATACTACCATACCGACATAGATACCACTAAAAATTTTATAAAAACTGCCAGTGAACATGGCGCTAATATTATCAATATCCATCATAAGAAGGACATCTATCCCTTTCTGGATTACCCTTTCATGGACGAAAACTTACCGGATTTAAAAGCATTTATCGATAGTTCACATGTACATGGTTTAAAGTCTAAAGTTTACTATACAACCCGCGAACTTTCGGTTAATGCAAAAGAAATTTGGGCTATGCGTAGTCTTAACAATGAAATAATATTTCCCGGTCCTGGTATTAATACACGTACGCTTGTAAATCCTAAAGGTGTACACCCGTGGCTTGCTGCCAATTTTAAAGAAAACTTTATACCCGGCTGGGTTGCAACCTTCACCCATGGCAAATACAAAGGCAGGCAAGATTTAGCTGTACTTACCACGCCAGATAGCAGGATGAACAATTTTTATCTTGAAGGTTTGGATTGGATGTGTAAAAACATAGCCATTGATGGTATTTACATGGATGATTTAGCTCTGGATAGAGAAACCATGAAACGCGCGCGCAAAATTTTAGACCGCGAACGTCCGGGTGCCCGCATTGACATGCACACCTGGAACCATTACAACGAGTACGGCAAATTTGCATCATCACTTAATGTATATATGGATATGCTGCCCTATATCGATCAGCTTTGGATAGGAGAGGCGCGTAACTATGACACACCCGCAGACTATTGGCTAATAGAAATTAGCGGTATACCATTTGGTTTAACCTCACAAATGTTAAATAAAGGTGGTAATGTTTGGCGTGGTATGAACTACGGTATTACAGACAGGCTTGGCTGGTTCAGATCTAAAACGCCCGAGTATTTGTGGCTGTTTTGGGACGAGCACAACATTGAGAAGAAGGAGATGATTGGTTTTTGGGATAAAAGCAACCCGGTGCGTAGCAATAACCCCGAGGTAGAAGCTACTATTTTTAAAGGCCGAGACGAAGTCTTGATATCCGTTGCTAACTATTCAGACAAGGACCAGAAATTTCAGTTAAATATTAATTGGAAGGCCCTTAATCTTACTCCCGATGAGGTTACTGTCGAAATGCCGGAAATAACTGAATTTCAAGAAAAAAAATCCATCAAATGGAATGATGAAATAAAAGCTGATGCGGCAAAAGGTTATATCATCGTCATTAAAAAGAAAGTTGTTAAAGTAATTCCTTTAGATACCAATCGTCACGGGTAA
- a CDS encoding right-handed parallel beta-helix repeat-containing protein: MKYKFIITLFSCFILQLSITRAQSVYKIYVANTGAESASGTREQPVNTVQKAIELASKVQGDKVKKIEIWVRGGTYYIDHSIDLIQGKTWTSTLPLSIEAYNKEPVVFHGGVTVGHDRLKPVTSKAYLSRFQPEFRDRIRQIDLKELGIDPGQLRPVGFSRPFGPTWMEVFVNGAPGQIARWPNAGTVPIDSVLQIGSTISDKKAVAVKPAEVKNAVMAIKPTEVNKEIVSIKPVDSASKNTTVAVVDTTKKGGVFFYNDPRPSKWKEPKKAWLSGFFMWGYADDAIPVESIDTIRRIIKTAMSTRYGFGSGKPWRAYYAYNIPEEIDIPGEYYVDTDTKILYVLPPAKLRSLELSVLETPMLQVEGVNNFQIKNIHFTCSRGMGIYTERTKGLRVNQCTFNNLGMMAVFVGKSMLSVDGDKVVTNLNAKARVTGDILQYIYDNTTFDSEGGSDNGILNCEVYQTGAGGIYLSGGNRIALTASKSFVKNCLIHDYNRIAKTFMPGIYIAGVGNTIANCEIYNAPSVAILLHGNNHIIEYNDIHSTTLEVDDMGAIYHGRDPSERGNIVRYNYLHDLGGLNKTMGVYHDDGACGTQVIGNVFFRAGTVAGFIGGGQDNVYINNLFLNTRYAFHIDKRLTGWAKGVVQPKGLFQKRLEAVNYTKPPYSTAYPTLKEYFNEGPAVPQRNKFENNVMVNIEKKFEGDTTLVYFGKHNFETIGDPGFKNYPKQNFKIKRHSLIYDNVPAFIAPPLKKIGYRKVK; the protein is encoded by the coding sequence ATGAAATATAAATTTATTATTACACTGTTTTCCTGTTTCATTCTACAGCTATCCATAACCCGTGCGCAATCCGTGTACAAAATATATGTAGCTAATACAGGTGCTGAAAGCGCTTCGGGCACCAGGGAGCAACCCGTAAACACCGTGCAAAAAGCTATAGAGCTTGCATCTAAAGTGCAGGGTGATAAAGTTAAAAAAATTGAGATATGGGTTAGAGGCGGTACTTATTATATTGACCACTCAATTGATTTAATACAAGGAAAAACGTGGACGTCGACCTTGCCGTTAAGTATAGAAGCTTATAACAAAGAGCCTGTAGTTTTTCATGGCGGTGTTACTGTTGGCCACGATAGGTTAAAGCCTGTTACCAGTAAAGCCTACTTAAGCAGGTTTCAACCCGAATTTAGAGATCGCATACGTCAAATTGACCTTAAGGAGCTCGGTATAGACCCTGGTCAGCTGCGCCCGGTAGGTTTTAGCAGACCTTTTGGTCCAACCTGGATGGAAGTATTTGTAAATGGTGCTCCCGGGCAAATTGCGCGGTGGCCCAATGCCGGCACTGTACCCATTGATTCTGTTTTACAAATTGGCAGCACCATCTCTGATAAAAAGGCGGTGGCCGTAAAACCAGCGGAAGTTAAGAACGCCGTAATGGCTATTAAGCCTACTGAAGTGAATAAGGAGATTGTATCTATTAAACCGGTCGACTCGGCTTCAAAAAATACAACGGTAGCGGTTGTAGATACTACAAAAAAGGGCGGTGTGTTTTTTTATAACGATCCGCGCCCATCCAAATGGAAGGAACCTAAAAAAGCTTGGTTAAGTGGTTTTTTTATGTGGGGATATGCTGACGATGCTATACCCGTTGAAAGTATTGATACCATAAGGCGCATTATAAAAACAGCCATGTCTACCCGGTACGGTTTTGGCAGCGGTAAGCCATGGCGCGCCTATTATGCCTATAACATACCCGAAGAGATCGATATACCAGGAGAGTATTACGTTGATACGGATACAAAAATACTATATGTGCTGCCTCCAGCCAAGTTGCGCAGCCTGGAGTTATCCGTTTTAGAAACGCCAATGTTACAAGTGGAAGGTGTAAATAACTTTCAAATTAAGAACATACACTTTACATGTAGCCGCGGAATGGGTATTTATACCGAAAGAACAAAAGGCCTGCGTGTTAATCAATGTACGTTTAATAACCTTGGCATGATGGCGGTGTTTGTAGGTAAATCTATGCTGAGTGTTGACGGCGATAAAGTGGTTACTAACCTAAATGCAAAAGCGCGGGTAACCGGAGATATATTGCAGTATATTTACGACAATACCACCTTTGATAGTGAGGGCGGCAGTGATAACGGTATTCTAAACTGTGAGGTTTATCAAACCGGGGCAGGTGGTATTTATCTTAGCGGAGGTAACCGCATTGCCTTAACCGCTTCAAAGTCGTTTGTAAAAAACTGCCTTATACACGATTATAACCGAATCGCAAAAACCTTTATGCCGGGCATTTACATTGCTGGTGTGGGTAATACTATTGCTAACTGCGAAATATACAATGCCCCTTCGGTGGCTATTTTGCTGCATGGCAATAACCATATAATTGAATATAATGATATACACAGCACTACCCTGGAGGTTGATGACATGGGTGCCATTTACCATGGTCGAGATCCGTCAGAGAGGGGAAATATTGTACGGTATAACTACCTGCATGATTTAGGTGGCTTAAATAAAACCATGGGAGTTTATCATGATGATGGCGCTTGCGGTACACAGGTTATCGGAAATGTTTTCTTTAGAGCCGGTACCGTAGCCGGATTTATTGGCGGGGGGCAGGACAATGTTTATATCAACAATCTGTTTCTGAATACGCGTTATGCATTTCATATCGATAAGCGCCTAACAGGGTGGGCCAAAGGTGTTGTGCAGCCAAAGGGCTTGTTTCAAAAGCGGCTCGAAGCTGTCAACTACACCAAGCCGCCTTACTCAACAGCTTACCCTACACTGAAGGAATATTTTAACGAAGGGCCGGCCGTGCCTCAACGCAATAAGTTCGAAAACAATGTTATGGTAAATATTGAGAAAAAGTTTGAAGGCGATACTACGCTGGTTTATTTCGGTAAACACAATTTCGAAACTATTGGCGATCCCGGATTCAAGAATTATCCTAAACAGAATTTTAAGATAAAACGACATTCTTTAATTTATGATAATGTGCCGGCTTTCATAGCGCCACCTCTTAAAAAAATAGGTTACCGTAAGGTTAAGTGA